A single genomic interval of Musa acuminata AAA Group cultivar baxijiao chromosome BXJ3-4, Cavendish_Baxijiao_AAA, whole genome shotgun sequence harbors:
- the LOC135636609 gene encoding transcription factor ILR3-like isoform X1: MGTDPIEDFWIDGGGSDSELQYALDGFHDMVPTVGVGKEEPYRDLRGLEQNSSRKRARNEPRASKSKACREKIRRDRQNKRFIELSSILDPGRPPRADKASILGDATRVLMRLRAEAQELKESNKKLHETIKDMKVEKNELREEKMRLKADKDRLEQQIKVLSVPPVGFLPHPIAFHPAAGPAAFVPQVQASVDKTTPFSGFPGMAMWQWLPPAVMDTTQDPKLWPPNA; encoded by the exons ATGGGAACGGACCCGATCGAGGATTTTTGGATCGACGGAGGAGGTTCCGATAGCGAGCTGCAGTACGCCCTCGATGGCTTCCATGACATGGTTCCGACCGTCGG AGTGGGGAAAGAAGAGCCGTATAGGGATTTGCGCGGTCTTGAGCAGAATAGCTCGAGAAAAAG GGCAAGAAATGAGCCACGTGCATCAAAGTCTAAAGCATGTAGGGAAAAAATACGGCGGGATAGGCAAAACAAGAG GTTCATTGAATTGAGTTCAATCCTTGACCCCGGTAGACCTCCTAGAGCTGACAAAGCAAGTATTTTAGGTGATGCAACTCGTGTGTTGATGCGGTTGAGAGCTGAAGCACAAGAACTGAAGGAATCAAATAAAAAGCTTCATGAAACAATTAAGGATATGAAG GTGGAAAAGAATGAGCTTAGGGAAGAAAAGATGAGACTGAAAGCTGACAAGGACAGATTAGAGCAACAAATCAAGGTCTTGAGTGTGCCTCCAGTCGGCTTCTTGCCACATCCAATAGCATTCCATCCTGCTGCTGGCCCTGCTGCATTTGTTCCACAGGTTCAGGCCTCAGTTGATAAAACAACTCCATTCTCTGGGTTCCCTGGAATGGCAATGTGGCAATGGTTGCCTCCTGCTGTCATGGATACCACACAAGACCCAAAGCTTTGGCCTCCAAATGCATAG
- the LOC135635626 gene encoding uncharacterized protein LOC135635626 isoform X4 has product MREQKNQTTAMNEVGDVIIDVECLTQPPEICCSGSPKMSRKALSRKGSIRMERHTGGEQEAYDALKNLVKAVPSHMEQLKQPPVPFKTLQAAQSAPNSLAFSDLGEGRTKRLNRLTTIHPRKILLVFAAMSSIGTMVLIYFTLAIRRIDGA; this is encoded by the exons ATGAGAGAACAGAAG AACCAGACAACAGCCATGAATGAAGTGGGGGATGTAATAATTGATGTCGAATGTCTTACACAGCCACCTGAAATATGTTGCTCTGGAAGTCCAAAGATGTCT AGGAAGGCTCTTTCGCGAAAAGGTTCAATCCGCATGGAGAGACACACAGGTGGGGAGCAAGAAGCATATGATGCATTAAAAAATCTTGTTAAAG CTGTACCTTCTCACATGGAGCAGTTGAAACAGCCCCCTGTGCCATTTAAAACTCTTCAGGCTGCACAATCTGCACCTAATAGCCTTGCTTTCTCAGATCTGGGAGAAGGAAGGACCAAAAGATTAAACCGTTTAACCACCATTCATCCAAGGAAGATTCTTCTAGTCTTTGCGGCCAT GTCGAGCATTGGGACAATGGTTCTCATATATTTCACACTCGCGATCAGGCGAATAGATGGAGCTTAA
- the LOC135636609 gene encoding transcription factor ILR3-like isoform X2, protein MGTDPIEDFWIDGGGSDSELQYALDGFHDMVPTVGARNEPRASKSKACREKIRRDRQNKRFIELSSILDPGRPPRADKASILGDATRVLMRLRAEAQELKESNKKLHETIKDMKVEKNELREEKMRLKADKDRLEQQIKVLSVPPVGFLPHPIAFHPAAGPAAFVPQVQASVDKTTPFSGFPGMAMWQWLPPAVMDTTQDPKLWPPNA, encoded by the exons ATGGGAACGGACCCGATCGAGGATTTTTGGATCGACGGAGGAGGTTCCGATAGCGAGCTGCAGTACGCCCTCGATGGCTTCCATGACATGGTTCCGACCGTCGG GGCAAGAAATGAGCCACGTGCATCAAAGTCTAAAGCATGTAGGGAAAAAATACGGCGGGATAGGCAAAACAAGAG GTTCATTGAATTGAGTTCAATCCTTGACCCCGGTAGACCTCCTAGAGCTGACAAAGCAAGTATTTTAGGTGATGCAACTCGTGTGTTGATGCGGTTGAGAGCTGAAGCACAAGAACTGAAGGAATCAAATAAAAAGCTTCATGAAACAATTAAGGATATGAAG GTGGAAAAGAATGAGCTTAGGGAAGAAAAGATGAGACTGAAAGCTGACAAGGACAGATTAGAGCAACAAATCAAGGTCTTGAGTGTGCCTCCAGTCGGCTTCTTGCCACATCCAATAGCATTCCATCCTGCTGCTGGCCCTGCTGCATTTGTTCCACAGGTTCAGGCCTCAGTTGATAAAACAACTCCATTCTCTGGGTTCCCTGGAATGGCAATGTGGCAATGGTTGCCTCCTGCTGTCATGGATACCACACAAGACCCAAAGCTTTGGCCTCCAAATGCATAG